Genomic window (Bosea sp. (in: a-proteobacteria)):
CCCACTCGTCGAGCAGTTCGAAATTCGCGACGATGTCGTCGAGGCTTGTCGTCATGACCGGCCTCTTCCCGCGATTGCGGCAGGGCGTCAAGCGTTCAGCGCGGTATGGCCTGCTTGCCCGCCACGGCCACCGCCGCGGCGCTCAGGATGCGCTCGCGCATCGCAGGGTCCATCCCCGCCAGGATCTCGGCTGCCTCGCGGGCTGCGGTGAGGCTCGCCGCCACCCCGCGCGCCTGGGAGCGGACGGCCTCGGCCGCCCGCGGCGAGGCGGCATCGTCCGGCTTGCCGCTGTGAACCGGCGAATTCACGGCGATCAGGCCGATGATAGCGATCTTTCGCAGCAGATGGCCCATTCTGGTCTCCGTCGCCGGCGCCTTCTGGCGTGCCTCAGGAAGAACCCTACGCCACGATCCGGAAAAATCGCGTCATTCCGAACGCTCAAATGCGAGTCGAATGCCACCGCCGATCTTCAGCTTCCATTCACCTTGCCGCGAACATCGGCGCGGCTGCGGACATTCCGGCGAATTTGAATAACATCATGAAAAATAAATAGAAAATCAGAATTAGGAGGTGATTCCCCCGTTTCACCGCCCGGCGCCTTAAGCCCCGCTTAAACCGGCCGTGGCGTGATGTCCGAGCGGCTGGGGGTCCTCCGCGAGAGTATGGGCGTTGCGTTTCCGTATGGCGATCACGGCACTGAGGACACAGGCGGCGGCACTGGTGCATGCATCGGCGCAGCCGGACCCGGCGGAAAGGCAGCGCCACGAGCGTTTCATCCTGTCGCGGCTCGTCGCCGGCGGCGGGGTGCTCGGTCTCGCCCCGGCCTATCTGGCCTGGCGCGGCGCGCCCGGCGCCTGCGAGGCCGCCGTGATCGTGGCTGCGGCGCTCGCGATGCTCTCGGTCGCGCTGGTCTCGCGGACGGGCCGGCTCGGTACCGCGCATGCGCTGTCTTCCGCGGCGCTGTCCCTGTTCATCGTGGCGCTGGCGAGCGTGACCGGCGGGGTTACGTCCCCGCTGCTGCCGTGGCTGGCGATCGTGCCGGTCGAGGCGGCTCTCTTCGGCGCATCCGGCTTCACGCTGCGCGCCGGCTGGATCGCCGTGGCGGCGCTCGCCGCCGCCGTCGGGCTCGACGGCCTCAGCCTCTTCGCCGAGGCGGCGCCGCTTGCCGGCGCAGCGGTGCCGCTTCTTGCCGTCTCCGCGCTGGTCCAGGCGCTCGCCGCGACGGCGCTGCTGCTGCGCCGGCGCCGTGTCGAGGAGCGCGAGCAGCGCGCCTCCGATGCGCGCTCGCAGCTTCTGCTCGATCATGTCGGCGATCTCGTCACCTGGCACGACGCCGGTGGCGCGGTCGTCTTTGCCAATGCCGCGGCGCGCACGCTTGCCGGCGCGGAGCCGCGCGAATTGCTCGGGCGCGGCCTGTTCGAGCGCGTACACATCGCCGACCGGCCGCTCTTCCTCAAGGCGCTGAGCGATGCCGCCCATGGCGACGAGGGGGTGACGGTTTCGTTCCGCACGCTCTTCCTGCCGCCGGCCGAGGCCGAGGGCGAGGTTCGCCTGCCGGTTTCGCTATGGCTCGAGATGCAGGCCTGCCGGGTCGCGGGTGCTGCTTCCGCGGACGGCGCCGCCGTCGTCTGCGTGATGCGCGACGTGACCCAGCGCCGCGCCGCCGAGGAAGACCTGGAGCGCGGCCATGCCGAGGCGCTGCGCGCCAACGACGTCAAGGGCCGCTTCCTGGCGACGGTGAGCCATGAGCTGCGCACGCCGCTCAACGCCATCATCGGCTTCTCCGAGATGCTGAGCGCCGACGACAATGGCTGGCTCGATGCCGAGCGGCGCCTCGAATACGCCCGCATCATCCATGCCTCGGGCCATCATCTCCTCGATGTCGTGAACACGCTGCTCGACATCTCGAAGATCGAGAGCGGGGCGATGACGATCGAGCGCGAGCCGCTCGATCTCGCCGCGCTCGCCCGCGATTGCTGCGCGCTGATGGCGCTGCGCGCCGAGACGGGCGGCATCGCGCTCGACTGCGTGGTCGGCCCGGCCCTGCCCGTGATCGAGGCCGACCGGCGCGCGTTGAAGCAGGTCGTGCTCAACCTGCTTTCCAATGCGATCAAGTTCACCCCCGCCGAGGGACGGGTGACGCTCGCCGTCGTGCGCGACGGCGACATGATCGACATCTCCGTCTCCGACACCGGCGTCGGCATCGCCGCCGCCGACCTGCCCCGGCTGGGCGATCCGTTCTTCCAGGCCAAGGGCGCCTATGACCGCCCCCATGAGGGCACCGGGCTCGGCCTGTCCGTGGTGCGCGGGCTCGTCGGCCTGCATCGCGGCCGCCTGACGATCGAGAGCGCGCCGGGCGTCGGCACCCGCGTCTCGGTCCGGCTGCCGGTCGGCAGCACCGATGCCGCCGAGCCGCCGGCCAGGATCGCGACCTTCGCCCGCTCCCCGCGCCGGGGCCTCGAAACCAAAGAACCTTTCCGCCTGACCGCCTGAAGACGAGCTGACGCAATGTCGATGACCATGGCCGCCCGCGCCCATTCCGGCGCTTCCCTGTCCGCGCCGGTGCGTCGCGCTCAAGCCTCGCGCCGCAAGACCTCCTGGTTCGGCCGGCTCGTGCGCCTCGCCGGGCGGCGGCCTGGCCGGGCGCTGGTGCTCGTCGCCTGCGGCGTCGTTTCGCTCGCCATCGTCGCCAATGCGCTGCTGTTCCAGAAGGCGCGCCATCCGGCTCCGATGCTCTCCGCCGCGCCCGTCTCGCAGCCCCGCGCCGCCACCGAGCGCCGGGCCGAGCCCGCGCCAGTGCCTGAGGCGCCGGCGGCGCAGCCGGTCAGGCCGCCGGCGCGGCCGAGCGATCTGACGCAGGCGCAGCCGGCCCGCGAGGCGCAGCCCCGGCCGCCGGCGCCGGTCGCGGCGCCCCGCGCCGCGCAGGCTCCGCGCGTCACGCCCGCCCCGGCGCGCGATCCGATCGCCGATCTGATCAATGGCGGCGAGATCCGCCCGCCGGCCGACATCAGGGCCGCGAACCGCTCCGTGGCCGCGCCGCGCCGGACGGCGCTGAACTGAGCGGGCGGCGCCGGGCATGGCGCGGCTGACCAGCGATTTCTGGGTCTCCGCCTATCTGCGGCAGGCCGGGCGCGACGGCCTTGTCGCCGTGCTGCGCCGCCGCGGCGCGCGCGAGGCGGGCGCGATCTTCGTCAAGCTCGACCGGCTTGACGGCACCGCCGCGCTCTACGGCCCGGCACCG
Coding sequences:
- a CDS encoding PAS domain-containing sensor histidine kinase, which encodes MAITALRTQAAALVHASAQPDPAERQRHERFILSRLVAGGGVLGLAPAYLAWRGAPGACEAAVIVAAALAMLSVALVSRTGRLGTAHALSSAALSLFIVALASVTGGVTSPLLPWLAIVPVEAALFGASGFTLRAGWIAVAALAAAVGLDGLSLFAEAAPLAGAAVPLLAVSALVQALAATALLLRRRRVEEREQRASDARSQLLLDHVGDLVTWHDAGGAVVFANAAARTLAGAEPRELLGRGLFERVHIADRPLFLKALSDAAHGDEGVTVSFRTLFLPPAEAEGEVRLPVSLWLEMQACRVAGAASADGAAVVCVMRDVTQRRAAEEDLERGHAEALRANDVKGRFLATVSHELRTPLNAIIGFSEMLSADDNGWLDAERRLEYARIIHASGHHLLDVVNTLLDISKIESGAMTIEREPLDLAALARDCCALMALRAETGGIALDCVVGPALPVIEADRRALKQVVLNLLSNAIKFTPAEGRVTLAVVRDGDMIDISVSDTGVGIAAADLPRLGDPFFQAKGAYDRPHEGTGLGLSVVRGLVGLHRGRLTIESAPGVGTRVSVRLPVGSTDAAEPPARIATFARSPRRGLETKEPFRLTA